A genome region from Gossypium hirsutum isolate 1008001.06 chromosome A04, Gossypium_hirsutum_v2.1, whole genome shotgun sequence includes the following:
- the LOC107948916 gene encoding mannose-1-phosphate guanylyltransferase 1, whose amino-acid sequence MKALILVGGFGTRLRPLTLSVPKPLVDFANKPMILHQIEALKAIGVTEVVLAINYQPEVMLNFLKEFEKKLGIKITCSQETEPLGTAGPIALARDKLIDGSGEPFFVLNSDVISEYPLKEMVNFHKGHGGEASIMVTKVDEPSKYGVVVMEETTGKVEKFVEKPQIFVGNKINAGIYLLNPSVLNRIELRPTSIEKEVFPKIAAENKLYAMVLPGFWMDIGQPKDYITGLRMYLKSLRKKSSTKLSTGSHFVGNVLVDESAVIGYGCLIGPDVAIGPGCIIESGVRLSRCTIMRGVRIKKYTCVSNSIIGWHSTVGKWARLENMTILGEDVHLGDEVYSNGGVVLPHKEIKSSILKPEIVM is encoded by the exons ATGAAAGCACTCATTCTTGTTGGTGGATTTGGAACACGATTGAGACCGTTGACTCTTAGCGTCCCAAAGCCTTTGGTGGATTTTGCTAACAAACCCATGATACTGCATCag ATTGAAGCTCTCAAAGCTATTGGAGTTACTGAAGTTGTTCTGGCCATCAATTACCAACCAGAG GTTATGTTAAATTTCCTAAAAGAATTTGAGAAAAAGCTTGGCATTAAAATCACCTGCTCACAGGAGACTGAACCACTTGGCACAGCTGGTCCTATTGCTCTGGCTAGAGACAAGTTGATCGATGGCTCTGGTGAGCCATTTTTTGTCCTCAATAGTGATGTTATAAGTGAATAtccactaaaagaaatggtaaattttCACAAGGGTCATGGAGGAGAAGCTTCCATTATGGTGACAAAG GTGGATGAGCCATCGAAATATGGTGTTGTAGTCATGGAAGAAACTACAGGCAAAGTTGAAAAGTTTGTCGAGAAACCACAAATATTTGTTGGTAACAAAATCAATGCTGGGATTTACTTGTTGAACCCATCTGTTCTTAACCGAATAGAACTGAGACCCACCTCAATTGAGAAAGAAGTGTTCCCAAAGATTGCAGCAGAGAATAAGCTTTATGCGATGGTGCTGCCTGGGTTCTGGATGGACATTGGACAACCAAAGGATTACATTACTGGCCTGAGAATGTACTTAAAGTCGTTGCGTAAAAAATCCTCTACCAAGTTGTCAACTGGATCTCATTTTGTTGGGAATGTTTTGGTAGATGAGAGTGCTGTAATTGGCTATGGGTGCCTCATTGGACCTGATGTAGCCATTGGTCCAGGATGTATAATTGAGTCCGGGGTAAGGTTGTCACGCTGTACCATAATGCGCGGAGTTCGTATCAAGAAGTATACTTGCGTCTCCAATAGCATTATTGGCTGGCATTCCACTGTTGGAAAGTGGGCACGGTTGGAAAACATGACGATCTTAGGAGAAGATGTTCATCTTGGAGATGAAGTTTATAGCAATGGAGGTGTTGTCCTGCCTCACAAGGAGATAAAGTCTAGTATTTTGAAGCCAGAAATTGTCATGTGA
- the LOC107948917 gene encoding CASP-like protein 5B2 has protein sequence MKELIGSPGTVSGLTLRVTQCAFAAASIALMVSASGFSTYTAFCYLIASMGLQLLWSFGLACLDVYALRRKRDLQNPVLVSLFVVGDWVTAMLSLAAACSSAGIIVLYARDLEFCKAQSHIPCRQFEISIILAFITWLLIAMSSHVMLWILASF, from the exons ATGAAGGAGTTGATTGGGAGTCCAGGAACGGTGAGTGGATTAACACTAAGGGTAACCCAATGTGCTTTTGCTGCTGCTTCCATTGCACTCATGGTCTCTGCCTCTGGTTTCTCTACCTACACTGCATTCTG CTATTTGATTGCATCTATGGGGCTTCAACTACTATGGAGCTTTGGACTTGCATGTCTTGATGTTTATGCTTTAAGGAGAAAAAGAGATCTTCAGAATCCAGTTTTAGTGAGCCTCTTTGTTGTAGGTGATTGG GTGACAGCTATGTTATCACTGGCAGCTGCATGTTCATCAGCTGGTATTATAGTCCTATATGCAAGAGACTTGGAATTCTGCAAGGCTCAAAGTCATATCCCATGCCGGCAGTTTGAAATATCGATAATTTTGGCATTTATCACGTGGCTTCTAATCGCAATGTCATCTCATGTCATGCTCTGGATCTTAGCCTCTTTCTAG